A part of Bubalus bubalis isolate 160015118507 breed Murrah chromosome 6, NDDB_SH_1, whole genome shotgun sequence genomic DNA contains:
- the P3R3URF gene encoding PIK3R3 upstream open reading frame protein, whose product MGPSQLVRAPRPRGLISPYRRPGMGWPRPRFPTMFKCSHRRYRQKRQGPAGTNVTTNLASVATDINNTQTATTRVLILALQVLRHLCQPGSFLIL is encoded by the exons ATGGGGCCTTCTCAGCTTGTCCGTGCCCCTCGGCCCCGGGGCTTAATTTCCCCTTACCGCCGGCCAGGCATGGGTTGGCCTCGGCCCCGCTTTCCCACGATGTTCAAGTGTAGCCACAGAAGGTACCGGCAGAAACGGCAAGGCCCAGCTGGCACCAATGTAACCACCAATCTTGCCAGTGTGGCCACGGATATCAACAATACCCAAACTGCCACCACCAGGGTGTTGATCCTTGCACTGCAAG TTCTCAGACACCTCTGTCAACCTGGCAGCTTTCTGATCCTCTGA